Proteins found in one Candidatus Binataceae bacterium genomic segment:
- a CDS encoding PHB depolymerase family esterase — protein MIAKSSCPFAVIFLLTSLLGLGCTRAAAPTCTAFGDPPAHVFSPIVPVCRLGRRIGPWNDSDGTPRYACIYEPPQSTVKPLPLVVYLHPSLFPADNVEIMTNLLEQRGSANLSDDPARPGFILLAPEGRNTHHYYPPPDSAGPGWDNWYRQFSPDGDVTAGGVRYPENVDAAAIDHFIAAEAATGKIDPNRIFLTGWSNGAAMAYAYGLSRPKIAAIAVYSAPDPYQMNPDGCFQKPVTTPPASNTEVQIFNTQSPAYQVHNACDIAGLCPNALFFAGQLRTLGVDATDTIIDGAQHAVASCDASCGTDPNGDLDNLNAMSRGLLNHGRWPSKWTAAMLDFFRRHPLKQ, from the coding sequence ATGATCGCTAAATCAAGTTGTCCGTTCGCGGTAATCTTCCTCCTCACGAGCCTTCTTGGGCTTGGATGCACGCGCGCCGCGGCCCCAACCTGCACCGCCTTCGGGGATCCGCCGGCGCACGTCTTCAGTCCGATTGTTCCCGTCTGCCGGTTGGGCCGGCGGATTGGTCCTTGGAACGATAGCGACGGCACGCCGCGCTACGCTTGCATCTACGAACCGCCCCAGTCCACGGTCAAACCCCTGCCATTAGTGGTGTACCTGCATCCCTCGTTGTTTCCCGCCGACAACGTCGAAATCATGACCAATCTGCTCGAGCAGCGCGGCAGCGCGAACCTCAGTGACGATCCGGCGCGGCCGGGCTTCATCCTGCTCGCACCCGAGGGGCGCAATACTCACCATTATTATCCGCCGCCGGACAGCGCCGGCCCGGGCTGGGACAATTGGTACCGTCAGTTCAGTCCCGATGGTGACGTGACGGCCGGCGGTGTCCGCTACCCCGAAAATGTTGACGCCGCCGCGATCGACCACTTCATCGCCGCAGAGGCCGCTACCGGCAAGATTGATCCGAACCGCATCTTTCTCACCGGATGGTCGAACGGGGCCGCTATGGCCTATGCGTACGGTTTGAGCCGACCGAAAATCGCCGCCATCGCCGTCTACTCAGCCCCCGATCCTTACCAGATGAACCCCGACGGCTGTTTTCAGAAGCCAGTAACGACCCCGCCTGCGAGTAATACTGAGGTCCAGATCTTCAATACCCAGTCGCCCGCTTATCAGGTGCATAACGCCTGCGACATCGCGGGGCTGTGCCCCAACGCGCTATTCTTTGCGGGGCAACTGCGCACTCTCGGCGTCGACGCGACCGATACGATAATCGACGGCGCGCAGCATGCTGTCGCCAGTTGCGACGCTTCATGCGGGACCGACCCCAACGGCGATCTGGACAACCTCAACGCGATGTCGCGCGGCCTGCTCAACCACGGCCGCTGGCCCTCCAAGTGGACTGCCGCGATGCTGGATTTTTTCCGCCGGCATCCCCTCAAGCAATAA
- a CDS encoding alpha/beta hydrolase — protein sequence MPIIQAGAIELNYETYGEGEPLLLIMGFGAPGAAWLPILPLLAGFKCIYFDNRGTGKSAQPADGYTIAQMAEDASNLLAALGIARAKVFGISMGGMIAQELTLRHPEQVEKVVLGCTTPGGPLAARPPDALVDQLMAGLDLATAENPDPALDLIMPLLFPEDFIVEHPELRSFMAAGFKMGEPTPRATLERTRAGVTDFDASDRLNQIKCPVLIVHGDKDVLTLPENVPIFQERIPHAEVVMVPNAGHSFAAVDPIGIHKRITDWLKNGTTEETAANLTEN from the coding sequence ATGCCAATCATTCAAGCCGGCGCCATCGAGCTCAATTACGAAACCTACGGGGAGGGCGAACCGCTGCTGCTGATCATGGGTTTCGGCGCGCCGGGGGCCGCTTGGCTGCCGATTCTACCGCTACTGGCAGGCTTCAAATGCATCTATTTCGATAACCGCGGCACCGGCAAATCCGCTCAGCCCGCCGACGGTTACACCATTGCGCAGATGGCCGAAGACGCCAGCAATCTGCTCGCAGCGCTCGGCATCGCGCGAGCGAAGGTCTTCGGCATCTCGATGGGCGGCATGATCGCGCAGGAACTCACGCTGCGTCATCCGGAGCAGGTCGAAAAAGTGGTGCTCGGATGCACCACGCCGGGCGGTCCGCTCGCCGCGCGGCCGCCCGACGCGCTGGTCGATCAATTGATGGCGGGTCTCGACCTCGCCACGGCGGAAAATCCCGATCCGGCGCTCGACCTCATCATGCCGCTACTCTTTCCGGAGGATTTCATCGTCGAACATCCGGAGTTACGCAGCTTCATGGCCGCCGGGTTCAAGATGGGCGAGCCGACTCCGCGCGCGACGCTCGAACGCACGCGCGCCGGCGTGACGGATTTTGACGCCTCTGACCGCCTCAACCAGATCAAGTGTCCCGTGCTGATCGTGCACGGTGATAAGGACGTGCTGACGCTGCCCGAGAACGTTCCGATCTTCCAGGAGCGCATCCCGCACGCCGAAGTCGTGATGGTCCCGAATGCGGGCCACAGCTTCGCCGCGGTCGATCCGATCGGCATCCACAAACGCATTACAGACTGGCTGAAGAACGGCACGACGGAAGAGACCGCCGCCAATCTAACCGAGAATTAA
- a CDS encoding alpha/beta hydrolase, which yields MNGLDDGMITALTHEMLTVIDIAGLLVDPVFYGIGRARGDGKPVVVIPGFLGNDFYLQVLHKWLRCAGYMPIESSLNINAGCPERVTRQVLDHITSQLDGNSSSIALIGHSRGGGLAWALASHFQERVSHLVMLGAPVTSMMASVEAGKPVTTPVGPPARTLMRLSTTIRHAMDPDCDFPKCGCPFAANLIRPLSPSTQILSIYGRDDSFVSKESQITEGEILEVNTGHLGLVFHPAVYHALGRFLARDSRAHA from the coding sequence ATGAACGGACTTGATGACGGAATGATAACAGCCTTAACCCACGAAATGCTCACGGTGATCGATATCGCCGGTCTGCTTGTGGATCCGGTCTTCTACGGCATAGGTCGAGCGCGCGGCGACGGTAAGCCCGTCGTTGTGATCCCAGGCTTTCTCGGCAACGATTTCTATCTGCAGGTGCTGCACAAATGGCTGAGATGCGCGGGCTACATGCCGATTGAGTCTAGCCTGAATATCAATGCCGGTTGTCCTGAGCGGGTGACCCGCCAGGTTCTGGACCATATTACGAGCCAATTGGACGGTAATTCCAGCTCAATAGCGCTGATCGGGCACAGCCGCGGCGGCGGTCTCGCATGGGCGCTCGCCAGCCATTTTCAAGAGCGAGTTTCCCATCTGGTAATGCTGGGTGCCCCCGTCACCTCGATGATGGCTTCGGTCGAAGCCGGCAAGCCGGTCACCACCCCGGTTGGACCGCCCGCTCGAACATTGATGCGCTTAAGCACGACGATTCGCCACGCGATGGATCCCGACTGCGACTTTCCGAAATGCGGGTGTCCGTTTGCTGCGAACCTGATCCGCCCGCTCAGTCCCAGCACCCAGATCCTTTCGATCTATGGCCGCGACGATTCCTTCGTTTCGAAAGAATCCCAGATCACTGAGGGCGAAATTCTCGAAGTCAACACCGGCCACCTCGGCCTGGTCTTTCATCCGGCGGTGTATCACGCGTTGGGCCGCTTCCTAGCGCGGGACTCGCGGGCTCACGCTTAA
- a CDS encoding 1-acyl-sn-glycerol-3-phosphate acyltransferase: protein MPLYVMLSRPNAEGLHNLYQHPDRLDEVRREIEALDAKIIHRYALPGNLSFLTVVEAGNNLEAFRLAVERVSAGRVSTTIYPAMDLDLFSRLLTQTTETTGPFRWQTSLWARAVRRVLRYNTITSTVRKYLKPLTIEGRENLSELNGPAIFIGNHSSHMDLFVLFSALPKRYQRRIAWGGAADRWFIKGRKGIKKQPWYFALSMNAFPVQRGGGRAALSYAEELLDRGWSLGIFPEGTRTTTGKMGKFRHGVSILALAKDVPVVPVWMDGLRAMRPKGTKEITPGPALARIGKPIRFAPGTTVADATHTLHQTMVQMRDDIEREQRASKSQPIKEARKSVTETQTAGDRAA, encoded by the coding sequence ATGCCACTGTACGTCATGCTGAGCCGGCCCAACGCGGAAGGCCTACATAATCTTTACCAACATCCCGATCGTCTCGATGAGGTCCGGCGTGAGATCGAAGCGCTCGACGCCAAGATAATTCATCGCTACGCGCTGCCGGGCAATCTGAGCTTTCTGACCGTGGTCGAGGCCGGCAACAATCTGGAAGCCTTTCGCCTGGCGGTCGAGCGCGTGAGCGCGGGCCGGGTCAGCACCACCATCTATCCGGCGATGGACCTCGACCTGTTTTCGCGGCTGCTCACGCAGACCACTGAAACGACCGGGCCATTTCGCTGGCAGACTAGTCTCTGGGCCCGGGCGGTGCGCCGCGTGCTGCGTTACAACACGATCACGAGCACCGTGCGGAAGTACCTCAAGCCGCTCACCATTGAGGGGCGCGAAAACCTGAGCGAACTCAACGGCCCGGCGATCTTCATCGGCAACCATTCGAGCCACATGGATCTGTTCGTCCTCTTCAGTGCGCTGCCCAAGCGTTACCAGCGGCGCATCGCGTGGGGCGGCGCGGCCGATCGCTGGTTCATCAAGGGGCGCAAGGGAATTAAGAAGCAACCTTGGTATTTCGCGCTGAGCATGAACGCTTTTCCGGTGCAGCGCGGCGGCGGACGCGCGGCGCTGAGCTACGCGGAGGAGTTGCTCGATCGCGGCTGGTCGCTCGGAATTTTCCCCGAAGGCACGCGCACGACGACCGGCAAGATGGGTAAGTTCCGCCACGGCGTTTCGATCCTCGCGCTGGCCAAGGACGTGCCGGTGGTGCCGGTCTGGATGGATGGGCTGCGTGCGATGCGGCCGAAGGGCACCAAGGAGATAACCCCGGGCCCGGCGCTGGCGCGGATCGGCAAGCCGATTCGTTTCGCGCCCGGCACGACGGTCGCCGATGCAACCCACACCCTGCATCAAACAATGGTGCAGATGCGCGACGACATCGAGCGCGAGCAGCGTGCGTCGAAGTCGCAACCGATCAAAGAAGCGCGAAAGTCAGTGACCGAAACTCAAACGGCGGGGGATCGCGCCGCCTGA
- a CDS encoding methyltransferase domain-containing protein: protein MSIAEPAQKWNADRYARNAYFVPALGQPVLELLAPRAGERILDLGCGDGVLTEKIAAAGATVIGIDASTEMIAAARRRGLEAMVMDGFSLSFAAEFDAVFSNAAIHWMKVDPDAVIAGVRRALKDGGRFVAEMGGHGCVAAITVAMLAVLKQRGVRTESVIPWYFPTVDDYRGRLERNGFAVDYIELIPRPTPLPTAMEGWLETFGEPLFKLLPPAERAAARDEVIALVRPVLCDEQGRWTADYIRLRFAAHVRA, encoded by the coding sequence ATGTCAATCGCAGAACCTGCACAAAAATGGAACGCCGATCGTTATGCCCGCAACGCGTACTTCGTGCCGGCACTAGGCCAGCCGGTGCTTGAGCTGCTGGCGCCGCGCGCGGGCGAGCGCATCCTCGATCTTGGCTGTGGCGATGGGGTCCTGACGGAAAAGATCGCCGCCGCGGGAGCGACGGTGATCGGAATCGACGCGTCGACGGAGATGATCGCCGCGGCGCGGCGGCGCGGACTCGAGGCGATGGTGATGGACGGCTTCAGCCTGAGCTTCGCGGCGGAGTTCGACGCGGTCTTCTCGAACGCCGCGATTCACTGGATGAAGGTTGATCCCGACGCGGTGATTGCCGGGGTGCGCCGTGCGCTCAAGGACGGCGGCCGCTTCGTTGCCGAGATGGGCGGGCACGGCTGCGTCGCCGCGATCACGGTGGCCATGCTCGCGGTGCTGAAACAGCGCGGGGTGCGCACGGAAAGCGTTATCCCGTGGTACTTTCCGACGGTTGACGACTATCGCGGACGGCTCGAACGTAACGGTTTCGCCGTTGACTATATCGAACTGATACCGCGTCCGACGCCGCTGCCGACCGCGATGGAGGGCTGGCTGGAGACGTTCGGCGAGCCGCTCTTCAAGCTGTTGCCCCCGGCGGAGCGAGCGGCGGCGCGCGACGAAGTGATCGCGCTGGTGCGGCCGGTGCTGTGCGACGAGCAAGGGCGCTGGACAGCCGACTATATCCGCTTGCGCTTCGCTGCTCACGTTCGGGCATGA
- a CDS encoding GNAT family N-acetyltransferase produces MASSEIGTPYPKKVRATDGKEFTIRMMEPTDADKVAISGFAGKLNEDDLLYLRTDITDPAIIAQWIANISSGNTSTLLAEVNGEVAGYASVHREQAQWTRCVGELRVNAARQFRGIGLGRSLVAEAFSLGQALGLRKLCGMLTPDQHGARTAFERLGFRVEAALHDWVQDRRGRLRDILVLTYDLDGFTDQAA; encoded by the coding sequence GTGGCTTCCTCAGAAATCGGGACACCATACCCCAAAAAAGTCCGCGCGACCGACGGCAAGGAATTTACCATCCGCATGATGGAGCCGACCGACGCGGATAAGGTTGCGATTAGCGGATTCGCCGGTAAGCTCAATGAGGACGATCTGTTGTACCTCCGCACCGACATCACGGATCCGGCAATCATTGCGCAGTGGATCGCGAACATCTCGTCAGGCAACACGAGTACCTTGCTGGCGGAGGTAAACGGCGAGGTGGCGGGCTATGCCAGCGTCCATCGCGAGCAGGCGCAGTGGACGCGTTGCGTCGGCGAACTGCGGGTTAACGCGGCGCGGCAGTTTCGCGGAATCGGCCTTGGGCGCTCGTTGGTGGCGGAGGCATTCAGCCTCGGGCAGGCGCTGGGTCTCAGAAAACTCTGCGGGATGTTGACGCCGGATCAGCATGGCGCGCGCACCGCGTTCGAGCGGCTGGGTTTCCGCGTCGAAGCGGCGCTGCACGATTGGGTACAGGATCGGCGCGGGCGCCTGCGGGACATCCTGGTGCTGACCTACGACCTCGACGGTTTTACCGATCAAGCCGCTTAA
- a CDS encoding sigma-70 family RNA polymerase sigma factor, whose protein sequence is MQKTAATSLSDPALVQAIAAGDQGALRILNQRYGHALVAVADRILIDKADAEEIAADVLWQVWRQAVTFDPVRGSVGAWLMTLVRSRAIDRLRARNVRQKPLTGSGELTASDDASLPIQDAERRKFVMTALSKLGENERAVLELAYYSDLSQSAIAERTGLPLGTIKSRIRGALIKLKEELKGFGS, encoded by the coding sequence GTGCAAAAGACCGCCGCCACTTCGCTATCCGATCCGGCGCTGGTTCAAGCGATCGCCGCCGGCGATCAGGGGGCTTTGCGCATTCTAAATCAGCGCTACGGTCACGCCCTCGTGGCAGTCGCCGACCGCATTCTGATCGATAAGGCTGACGCAGAGGAGATCGCCGCGGACGTCCTGTGGCAGGTATGGCGTCAGGCGGTCACCTTCGACCCGGTCCGCGGTTCAGTCGGCGCCTGGCTGATGACTTTGGTGAGGAGCCGTGCGATCGACCGCTTGCGCGCGCGCAACGTCCGCCAGAAGCCGCTGACCGGCTCCGGCGAACTGACGGCAAGCGACGACGCCTCGCTCCCGATTCAAGACGCGGAGAGACGCAAGTTTGTTATGACGGCGCTAAGCAAACTCGGCGAAAACGAACGCGCAGTGCTTGAGCTCGCCTACTATTCGGATTTGTCGCAATCAGCGATCGCCGAAAGAACCGGCCTGCCGTTGGGCACCATTAAGAGCCGCATCCGCGGCGCACTCATCAAACTCAAGGAGGAGTTGAAAGGCTTCGGCAGCTAG
- a CDS encoding GYD domain-containing protein, translating to MAIYVMLSNLTDEGRKTLKERPERLKEVNQEIEKMGARVVTQYAVLGGYDFINIVEAPSNEVIARISVELGSRGTIQLTTLPAMTIDAFAEMVKDTSARK from the coding sequence GTGGCGATATACGTGATGCTCAGCAATTTGACCGATGAAGGGCGCAAAACTCTCAAGGAGCGCCCGGAACGGCTCAAAGAAGTCAACCAGGAAATCGAGAAGATGGGCGCGCGCGTGGTCACGCAGTACGCGGTGCTCGGCGGGTACGATTTCATTAATATCGTCGAGGCGCCGAGCAACGAGGTGATCGCCCGCATTTCGGTGGAGCTCGGCTCGCGCGGCACGATCCAGTTGACCACGCTGCCCGCGATGACGATCGACGCCTTCGCGGAGATGGTCAAAGACACCAGCGCCCGCAAGTGA
- a CDS encoding ion channel → MAIRLQRDSVVPVDSFSPRDSVGRSTFFSEFYHHLLTSSWPLLLIQIAAAFFTMNALFALGYYLGGGVEHARPGSFSDVFFFSVETMATIGYGQMAPVTLLARILMSFEALTGLTGLALVTGLMFAKFSRPTARVRFSRSAVISVRDGVTSLMFRMANVRANQIVEAQVHVILARAEVTAEGEETWRFYDLELSRDRNSTFRHSWTVIHPIRPGSPLFGASPQALAAAFAEIVVSMTGIDGAFMQTVYAHHTYKASDIIWGARLADTLMRRPAGDFAFDYGKFDAVIETAMPVWDAPQN, encoded by the coding sequence ATGGCAATCAGGCTACAGCGTGACAGCGTCGTGCCCGTTGACAGTTTCAGTCCGCGAGATAGCGTCGGCCGCTCCACGTTTTTCAGCGAGTTCTATCATCATCTGCTGACCTCTTCATGGCCGTTGCTGCTGATCCAAATTGCCGCCGCATTCTTCACCATGAACGCGCTCTTCGCACTGGGCTACTATCTCGGCGGCGGAGTCGAACATGCGCGCCCCGGCTCATTCAGCGACGTTTTTTTCTTCAGCGTCGAGACCATGGCGACCATCGGTTATGGGCAAATGGCGCCCGTCACGCTGCTCGCCCGCATCTTGATGAGCTTTGAGGCATTGACCGGATTGACCGGGCTCGCGCTCGTCACCGGACTGATGTTCGCGAAGTTCTCGCGTCCCACCGCCCGCGTCAGATTCAGTCGCAGCGCGGTCATCTCGGTACGCGACGGCGTGACCAGCCTGATGTTCCGCATGGCTAATGTCCGCGCGAATCAAATCGTCGAGGCCCAGGTTCATGTGATTCTTGCGCGGGCCGAGGTCACCGCCGAAGGCGAGGAGACCTGGCGCTTTTATGATCTCGAACTGAGCCGAGACCGCAACTCAACCTTTCGTCACTCCTGGACCGTGATTCATCCGATTCGGCCCGGCAGTCCGCTCTTTGGTGCGTCCCCGCAGGCGCTGGCCGCAGCCTTCGCAGAGATCGTCGTCTCCATGACCGGCATCGACGGCGCGTTCATGCAGACGGTTTATGCGCACCATACCTATAAGGCCTCAGACATCATCTGGGGCGCGCGGCTCGCCGACACCCTGATGCGCAGGCCGGCCGGTGATTTTGCTTTCGACTACGGCAAGTTCGACGCAGTGATCGAGACCGCAATGCCCGTGTGGGACGCGCCGCAAAACTAG
- a CDS encoding wax ester/triacylglycerol synthase domain-containing protein, giving the protein MPADQPSYRLTDHDASFLYQESAVSQMHGGLIFFLKGELSFDKLFHHMRGRLHVTPRFRQRLVFPPFNIAHPTLEDDPDFQLENHVQRRALSPDLDEAGAVQEILRYNNSRLLDRARPLWCITLFEGLPGHSMVLWEMHHAIVDGVSGFDLLNKTLDFTPHPAISEPSEPWKPAKLPTPTEAYLRALRDTVVKQVDTATRNVRELIEDPLAVARRTLAAQADSDRVLNETAQTTAVPTPWNAGPVTEERKAAWLNLPFAEFRAIRAAFGGTINDVVLAVLAEGAARYLKDHGWQTPGKLRIGCPVNVRRPGEEITLENRVSIMMPMTPAEPTDVVARLRALTLETKRIKDSGAPYAIEHMMTASTVPPAMLAALGQAGAQQMEAMAQYVRAINWKPSPTGPNAPVTGINFMATNVPGPQTTWYLAGCEVAGYVAAVSLAGNLGLGVVITSYNQRIFITLVAEPRLLPDVECLRDFVAESFAELRERVPQTVRDLQGHQAAA; this is encoded by the coding sequence ATGCCGGCAGATCAACCGAGTTATCGGCTTACCGACCACGACGCGTCCTTTCTCTATCAGGAATCCGCCGTCAGCCAGATGCATGGCGGCTTGATCTTTTTTCTCAAGGGCGAGCTGTCTTTCGACAAACTCTTTCATCATATGCGCGGGCGCTTGCACGTGACGCCGCGCTTCCGCCAGCGGCTGGTTTTTCCGCCGTTCAATATCGCCCATCCGACGCTGGAAGATGATCCCGATTTTCAACTCGAAAATCATGTCCAGCGTCGTGCGCTGTCGCCGGACCTCGATGAGGCCGGGGCGGTCCAGGAAATCCTGCGCTACAACAACAGCCGCCTGCTCGATCGCGCGCGCCCGCTATGGTGCATAACCCTCTTCGAGGGTTTACCCGGACACTCGATGGTCTTATGGGAAATGCATCACGCGATCGTAGACGGCGTCTCGGGCTTCGACCTGCTCAACAAGACGCTCGATTTCACGCCCCATCCCGCGATTAGCGAACCCAGCGAACCGTGGAAGCCTGCAAAACTGCCGACGCCCACCGAGGCTTATCTGCGTGCCCTGCGCGATACCGTCGTCAAGCAAGTCGACACGGCGACGCGGAATGTCCGCGAACTCATCGAGGATCCGCTCGCTGTAGCGCGACGCACGCTGGCCGCGCAGGCTGATTCCGATCGCGTGCTGAACGAAACCGCGCAGACCACCGCCGTCCCCACGCCATGGAACGCCGGTCCGGTTACCGAAGAGCGCAAGGCCGCCTGGCTGAATCTGCCCTTCGCCGAGTTCCGCGCAATCCGCGCGGCCTTCGGCGGCACGATCAACGATGTCGTCCTGGCCGTCCTTGCTGAAGGCGCGGCCCGCTATTTGAAAGATCACGGATGGCAGACGCCGGGCAAATTGCGCATTGGATGCCCGGTCAATGTCCGTCGTCCAGGCGAGGAGATCACGCTCGAAAATCGCGTCTCGATCATGATGCCGATGACGCCGGCCGAACCGACCGACGTAGTTGCACGGCTCCGCGCGCTGACGCTTGAGACCAAGCGCATCAAAGATTCGGGCGCGCCCTACGCCATCGAGCACATGATGACCGCCAGCACTGTGCCGCCCGCGATGCTCGCCGCCCTCGGTCAGGCCGGCGCTCAACAGATGGAAGCGATGGCGCAATACGTCCGCGCCATCAATTGGAAGCCCAGCCCCACCGGCCCGAACGCGCCCGTAACCGGTATCAACTTCATGGCGACCAATGTCCCGGGCCCCCAGACTACCTGGTACCTCGCAGGCTGCGAGGTCGCCGGCTACGTCGCCGCGGTCTCGCTCGCCGGCAACCTGGGACTGGGGGTCGTCATCACCAGCTACAACCAGCGCATCTTCATTACGCTGGTCGCGGAGCCGCGCCTGCTACCCGATGTCGAGTGTCTGCGCGATTTCGTTGCCGAGTCCTTCGCGGAGCTCCGCGAGCGCGTGCCGCAAACGGTGCGCGACCTGCAGGGCCATCAAGCCGCCGCTTGA
- a CDS encoding acyl-CoA dehydrogenase family protein, with protein sequence MDFAFNPDQELLRRTLADFAARELAPHYLSRDQDRDLPREVVAKLGAMGLLAPMVEPAHGGQGLDYVSTGIAFEEIGRADINAGYILLLSGLVGAIISSRGDERQKREFLPAICDGSVVTALAVTEPSGGSDAAHVKLAARRDGDAYIIAGEKTSISLGSWADTALILARTGAYDQGAHGVSAFYVDLHSAGVGRNRFRDLGSRAIGRAQLFFDGVRVPATARISGEGAGFVQVMQGFDFSRALIGLMCLAAAQQSVDETCKYVAEREAFGGSLARFEGVSFPLAEAAIQLRAARLLCYEALWLKDRGEPHGWVAAGAKWWAPELAAQVLHQCLLLHGHLGFSLDLPHQQRMRDVIGLEIGDGTAQVMKLLVARALIGSAAKPY encoded by the coding sequence ATGGATTTCGCCTTCAACCCCGATCAGGAACTGTTGCGCCGCACGCTCGCCGATTTCGCCGCGCGCGAACTCGCCCCGCATTACCTCTCGCGCGATCAGGATCGCGATCTCCCGCGCGAAGTCGTCGCCAAGCTCGGCGCGATGGGCCTGTTGGCGCCGATGGTCGAGCCTGCGCATGGCGGCCAAGGCCTCGACTACGTCTCGACCGGCATCGCCTTCGAGGAGATCGGCCGCGCCGACATCAACGCCGGCTACATCCTGCTGCTCTCAGGCCTGGTTGGCGCGATCATCTCGTCGCGCGGCGACGAGCGCCAGAAACGCGAGTTTTTACCGGCGATCTGCGACGGCAGTGTGGTCACGGCACTCGCCGTGACCGAGCCCAGCGGCGGTTCCGACGCGGCGCACGTCAAGCTCGCGGCGCGGCGCGACGGCGACGCTTACATCATCGCAGGCGAGAAGACCTCGATCTCGCTGGGCTCCTGGGCCGACACCGCCCTCATCCTGGCCCGCACCGGCGCCTACGATCAGGGCGCGCATGGCGTCAGCGCGTTTTATGTCGATCTGCACTCGGCCGGCGTCGGCCGCAATCGTTTCCGCGACCTCGGTTCGCGCGCGATCGGCCGCGCCCAGCTTTTCTTCGACGGCGTGCGCGTGCCTGCCACCGCGCGCATCAGCGGCGAAGGCGCAGGGTTCGTCCAGGTGATGCAGGGTTTCGACTTCAGCCGCGCGCTGATCGGCCTGATGTGTCTCGCCGCAGCACAACAGAGCGTCGACGAGACCTGCAAATACGTCGCCGAGCGCGAAGCCTTCGGCGGCAGTCTCGCCCGCTTCGAGGGGGTTTCCTTTCCGCTCGCCGAGGCCGCGATCCAGCTCCGCGCTGCGCGGCTGCTCTGCTACGAGGCACTCTGGCTCAAGGATCGCGGCGAACCTCACGGCTGGGTCGCGGCGGGCGCGAAATGGTGGGCGCCCGAACTTGCCGCGCAGGTGCTTCATCAATGCCTGCTGCTGCACGGCCATCTCGGCTTCAGCCTCGACCTGCCTCATCAGCAGCGGATGCGCGATGTCATCGGACTCGAAATCGGCGACGGCACCGCTCAGGTCATGAAATTGCTCGTGGCGCGCGCACTGATTGGCAGCGCTGCGAAGCCGTACTGA
- a CDS encoding alcohol dehydrogenase catalytic domain-containing protein, protein MKAAVWNDKGSLDVVERPAPEPKPGWVRLRVAAAGICGTDLHFYRGSFPSPKGLLPGHEIGGVVDRAGDGVELAAGLAVAAEPLVSCGVCYHCQSGDYNRCAKRMLIGVQGRGGCADFVTVPATCVYPLPDGVSPAAGALAEPLAVCVRGTRRGRIESGARVVIIGAGTIGLMSILTARAAGASTIFILARHPHQTAAARALGADGVFDSIDAVRQQLGETPVDCVIETVGGRAATLSDAVLLVRPGGVVSMLGVFEGPATIPALDFSTKEITLVGSNCYGRHGARTDFAIALELLHNHASTLTALVTHRFPLDKINEAFSAAADKHSGSIKVHIVPA, encoded by the coding sequence ATGAAAGCAGCGGTCTGGAACGATAAGGGCAGCCTCGATGTGGTCGAGCGGCCGGCGCCCGAGCCCAAGCCCGGCTGGGTGCGTCTGCGGGTCGCCGCCGCGGGCATCTGCGGCACCGATCTGCATTTCTATCGCGGCTCGTTTCCGTCGCCCAAGGGACTGCTGCCCGGGCATGAGATTGGCGGCGTGGTCGATCGCGCCGGCGACGGCGTCGAGCTGGCCGCAGGCCTCGCGGTGGCGGCCGAGCCGCTGGTCAGCTGCGGCGTCTGCTACCACTGCCAGAGCGGCGACTACAACCGTTGCGCCAAACGGATGCTGATCGGCGTGCAGGGCCGCGGCGGCTGCGCCGACTTCGTCACCGTGCCTGCAACCTGCGTCTATCCGCTGCCCGATGGCGTCTCACCGGCGGCGGGCGCGCTGGCCGAGCCGCTCGCGGTATGCGTTCGCGGCACGCGCCGCGGCCGCATCGAGTCCGGCGCGCGCGTGGTAATTATCGGGGCCGGAACGATCGGGCTGATGAGCATTCTTACGGCGCGCGCCGCGGGTGCGAGCACGATCTTCATTCTCGCGCGTCATCCGCATCAGACGGCTGCCGCCCGCGCGCTCGGCGCCGACGGGGTTTTTGACAGCATTGACGCCGTCCGCCAGCAGCTCGGCGAGACTCCCGTCGATTGCGTGATCGAGACCGTCGGCGGGCGCGCCGCGACCCTTAGCGACGCGGTGCTCCTCGTGCGGCCGGGCGGCGTGGTTTCGATGCTGGGCGTGTTCGAGGGTCCGGCAACGATTCCTGCCCTCGATTTCTCGACCAAGGAGATTACCCTGGTCGGTTCAAATTGCTACGGCCGTCACGGCGCGCGGACCGACTTTGCGATCGCGCTCGAGCTCTTGCACAATCATGCCAGCACTCTGACCGCGCTCGTCACGCATCGCTTTCCGCTCGACAAGATTAACGAAGCCTTCAGCGCCGCCGCCGACAAGCACAGCGGCTCGATCAAGGTGCATATTGTCCCGGCCTGA